The following coding sequences are from one Maledivibacter sp. window:
- a CDS encoding transglutaminase-like domain-containing protein gives MFKKIIFVLITIILSCSFAYAANDDFDLSDANKGVLKVTYKNTENKKIKIMIEKDSQKSFYDLKTFSQYPLTFGNGEYIVAILENTADNKYKSISARKINVTIDDPTKVYLNQSQMLNWNENMVSIKKAKELTKGMTSNKEKAFGIYEYIVKNFKYDYNKIDSIDNSYNPNTEAIFNSKSGICSDFASLYAVMLRSVGVPTKYVKGNKNDISTYHAWNQVYLEDSNKWITVDTTYDNTLFKNNMDYSFEKKSNEYTINSQY, from the coding sequence TTGTTTAAAAAAATAATTTTTGTATTAATTACTATTATTTTAAGCTGCAGCTTTGCCTATGCTGCCAATGATGATTTTGATTTATCAGATGCCAATAAGGGCGTATTAAAGGTTACTTACAAAAACACCGAAAACAAAAAAATTAAAATAATGATTGAAAAAGATTCCCAAAAATCATTTTATGACTTGAAGACCTTTAGTCAATATCCCTTAACCTTTGGAAATGGAGAATACATTGTTGCTATTTTAGAAAATACAGCTGACAATAAATACAAAAGCATATCTGCTAGAAAGATTAATGTCACAATAGATGATCCCACAAAGGTTTATCTAAATCAAAGTCAAATGTTGAACTGGAATGAAAATATGGTGTCCATCAAAAAAGCCAAGGAATTAACTAAAGGAATGACTTCTAATAAGGAAAAAGCCTTTGGGATTTATGAATATATAGTGAAAAATTTCAAATATGATTACAACAAAATAGACTCCATTGACAATAGTTATAATCCTAATACGGAAGCTATCTTCAACAGTAAATCAGGCATATGTTCAGACTTTGCTAGTCTTTACGCCGTTATGCTTCGAAGTGTTGGTGTACCTACTAAATATGTTAAGGGTAATAAAAATGACATATCTACATATCATGCATGGAATCAAGTATACCTAGAGGATAGTAACAAATGGATTACTGTAGACACTACATATGACAATACCTTATTTAAAAATAATATGGACTATTCCTTTGAGAAAAAATCCAATGAGTATACTATAAACAGCCAATATTAG